The Quercus robur chromosome 7, dhQueRobu3.1, whole genome shotgun sequence genome has a segment encoding these proteins:
- the LOC126691812 gene encoding zinc finger protein JACKDAW-like yields MMSGESFSVASSIGGFGQEVQNTNPNPNPAAKKKRNLPGTPDPDAEVIALSPKTLMATNRFVCEICNKGFQRDQNLQLHRRGHNLPWKLRQRTNKEVRKKVYICPEKTCVHHDPSRALGDLTGIKKHFSRKHGEKKWKCEKCSKKYAVQSDWKAHSKTCGTREYKCDCGTLFSRKDSFITHRAFCDALADESARLTSLAAANNLNFGNDSMNETVINPQPGLPLGASQFGSGFRPELSGMAINGNSLGVDQQKPRLSLWLNQANSQLNPTDMMGNSHLYASSSSTAFPEMMQAVSGNLFGSSSMPNFGNFNNQQFQGFDKSVSTSTNASLSLSALPHEMKEEGNKGNLVETLSSLYSDTQKKQSKPSMPMSATALLQKAAQMGSTTSNPSSIFGNSFGVMSSSSSNTTTSFNTVNQNRNELHQALQNSKQQAAENFRASGSVDGMLGSSNLSSLTTSTNSFDQLMMQTSGKQSDPVALKNHPGSNAIENSLTRDFLGMGGRESQRPFLAQELAKFASMSSAMGLSQFTGNH; encoded by the exons ATGATGTCCGGTGAATCTTTTTCAGTTGCCTCTTCAATTGGAGGGTTTGGTCAAGAAGTACAGAAcacaaaccctaaccctaatccAGCTgccaagaagaagagaaatctACCAGGAACACCAG ATCCAGATGCTGAGGTTATTGCTCTTTCACCCAAGACTCTCATGGCGACAAACCGATTCGTCTGTGAAATATGCAATAAAGGGTTCCAAAGAGATCAGAATCTGCAGCTTCATCGAAGGGGTCACAATCTTCCATGGAAGCTGAGGCAAAGGACCAACAAAGAGGTCCGAAAAAAGGTCTATATTTGTCCAGAAAAGACTTGTGTCCACCATGACCCGTCCAGAGCTCTCGGAGACCTCACTGGGATAAAGAAACATTTTAGCAGGAAACACGGCGAGAAGAAATGGAAGTGCGAGAAGTGTTCAAAGAAATACGCAGTCCAATCCGACTGGAAAGCTCATTCTAAGACTTGTGGAACTCGAGAGTACAAGTGTGACTGTGGAACCCTTTTTTCCAG GAAAGATAGCTTCATTACCCACAGAGCCTTTTGTGATGCTTTAGCTGATGAGAGTGCTAGGCTCACTTCGCTTGCAGCCGCTAATAATCTGAATTTCGGAAATGATTCAATGAATGAGACTGTGATTAATCCTCAACCTGGTTTGCCACTTGGAGCTTCCCAATTTGGCTCAGGTTTTCGACCAGAGCTTAGTGGCATGGCTATTAATGGTAACTCTCTTGGTGTAGATCAGCAAAAGCCCAGATTGTCATTGTGGCTTAACCAGGCAAATTCTCAGCTTAATCCCACTGACATGATGGGTAATTCTCATCTCTACGCATCATCAAGTTCTACAGCTTTTCCTGAAATGATGCAAGCAGTGTCTGGTAATCTCTTTGGTTCGTCTTCTATGCCTAATTTTGGAAACTTTAATAATCAGCAGTTTCAAGGGTTTGATAAGAGTGTTTCAACCTCAACAAATGCAAGTCTGTCTTTATCAGCACTACCTCACGAAATGAAAGAGGAAGGGAACAAAGGAAATTTGGTTGAAACCCTATCCTCTCTTTACTCTGATACCCAAAAGAAGCAATCAAAGCCATCTATGCCAATGTCAGCCACTGCACTTTTGCAAAAGGCAGCTCAGATGGGCTCTACAACAAGCAACCCATCATCAATCTTTGGCAATAGCTTCGGAGTCATgagctcttcttcttcaaacaCAACAACAAGCTTCAACACAGTCAACCAAAACCGAAATGAGCTGCACCAAGCCCTTCAAAATTCAAAGCAGCAAGCAGCAGAGAATTTCAGAGCAAGTGGGAGTGTTGATGGAATGCTGGGAAGTTCAAATTTAAGCTCATTAACAACTTCAACAAACAGTTTTGATCAGCTTATGATGCAAACAAGTGGAAAGCAAAGCGACCCAGTTGCATTAAAGAATCATCCAGGCTCGAATGCAATTGAAAATAGTCTAACTAGGGATTTTCTTGGCATGGGAGGGAGAGAATCACAAAGACCATTCTTAGCACAGGAATTAGCTAAGTTTGCTTCAATGAGTTCAGCTATGGGTTTGAGCCAATTCACTGGGAACCACTGA